In Deltaproteobacteria bacterium, the DNA window CCCTCTTCTCAGGAAACTCGCCCTTCTGCGCTTTTGAGTGACGAGGCGTTTGAGCACTTGTATGACCTTGTTGCACTCTGTGGCAAACGACCAGCGTTTACGGTCGACGGTGAACTGGTGCTGGTGCTGGTGCCGGGAGGGGCGCACAACGGGATCGTGCAAGGTGTCACCAATGCGCTGATTGACCAAGCCCAGCGTGAAAGCCCGCGACGATATTGGGTCTATCAAGAACGGAACATTCGGCTCAGTGCGAACGAAAACCCGATCGTGCCAGACATCGCGGTTTACGATCGGGAACTGCGATATATGGAGACCTCACCTGTTGTCACTCCGCTGGTTGCGATCGAAGTCGGACTCTCAACAACACAGCATGACCATACAATAAAGGGGCCTCGCTATGCACAAGCCGG includes these proteins:
- a CDS encoding Uma2 family endonuclease, producing the protein MPQSLSPSFPSSQETRPSALLSDEAFEHLYDLVALCGKRPAFTVDGELVLVLVPGGAHNGIVQGVTNALIDQAQRESPRRYWVYQERNIRLSANENPIVPDIAVYDRELRYMETSPVVTPLVAIEVGLSTTQHDHTIKGPRYAQAGVGELWLITMPDLIRLPLATGYELDTETRTYRVTSHTVLSPHHGIALRTIPLRLEGSILTQSLLRYGIPLTELQEWADPPAARSLEEGG